The Sphingosinicella humi genome has a window encoding:
- a CDS encoding helix-turn-helix transcriptional regulator — protein MIQRRLIEGDEYGTGQTQGQAGAGAPDIAELALHWLGADDAPRLVVDPALTIEWLNLSAERELRRRRGVMRRGELLMATSTTQHGELIAFLKRCGDGGGTLCLRGEDQEGHLLLMAQPLPGDRFGLTFRRCGAEFSPAYADLQAAFQLTRSETTVLLQLADGYSAAQIARRLGVSTATTRSHIKSLHVKLNVKSREALLSRIRAYQL, from the coding sequence ATGATCCAGCGCCGGCTCATCGAGGGGGATGAGTATGGCACCGGGCAAACCCAGGGCCAGGCCGGGGCTGGCGCGCCCGACATCGCGGAGCTCGCGCTGCACTGGCTCGGCGCCGATGATGCCCCGCGGCTGGTCGTCGATCCCGCGTTGACGATCGAGTGGCTGAATCTCAGCGCCGAGCGGGAGTTGCGGCGTCGGCGCGGCGTCATGCGGCGGGGCGAGCTGCTGATGGCGACCAGCACCACCCAGCATGGCGAGCTGATCGCCTTCCTGAAGCGCTGCGGTGACGGTGGCGGGACGCTGTGCCTGAGGGGCGAGGATCAGGAAGGTCATCTCCTGCTGATGGCGCAGCCGCTACCTGGAGACCGGTTCGGCCTCACCTTCCGGCGGTGCGGGGCCGAGTTCAGCCCCGCTTATGCCGACCTGCAGGCGGCGTTCCAGCTCACGCGAAGCGAGACGACGGTGCTGCTTCAGCTGGCCGACGGCTATTCCGCCGCTCAGATCGCGCGGCGTCTAGGGGTCTCGACGGCGACGACGCGCTCCCACATCAAGAGCCTCCATGTGAAGCTTAACGTCAAATCCCGCGAGGCCCTGCTGAGCCGTATCCGCGCCTACCAGCTTTGA
- a CDS encoding ABC-F family ATP-binding cassette domain-containing protein, with amino-acid sequence MAAPVLAYENLGLVQGAGWLFRGLDLFVGPRDRLALIGRNGAGKTTLLKCLAGMIETDEGRRTIQPGVKVVLLEQDPDVARFETLRDYALSGPGAPAAHEVEAIADQIGIDLGRPAATASGGERRRAAIARALARDPQVLLLDEPTNHLDLAAIEWLEDWLGRFTGAFIAISHDRTFLKRLTRSSLWLDRGQLRRAEIGFGGFDAWTEQIYAEEARAAEKLDAKLKLELHWLQRGVTARRKRNQGRLAKLHEMRAARAAMLGPAGTAKLGLENDDVKTKMVIDAQGVTKRFGDRAIIKDFTLRIQRGDRIGVVGANGAGKTTLLKLLTGEIEPDEGTIRRAKTLEGIMIDQQRKLLNPDKRVRDVLADGGDWIEVRGVRKHVQGYLKEFLFAPELIDAKIGTLSGGERSRLLLAREFARRSNLLVLDEPTNDLDLETLDLLQEVIADYDGTVLIVSHDRDFLDRTVTITLGLDGSGKVDVVAGGYEDWERKRRPHAHNAKVPEPAKAAPSAPRRQTKLSYKDQRDYDLLPERIDQLEAEIARDEDILSDPDLYTRDPARFAALTAAIEKARAERDAAEERWLELAEQVEALAS; translated from the coding sequence ATGGCTGCACCTGTTCTTGCTTATGAAAATCTCGGCCTCGTCCAGGGTGCCGGCTGGCTGTTCCGGGGTCTCGACCTGTTCGTCGGGCCGCGCGACCGGTTGGCGCTGATCGGGCGCAACGGCGCCGGGAAGACGACGCTCCTGAAATGCCTCGCCGGGATGATCGAGACCGACGAGGGGCGGCGGACGATCCAGCCCGGGGTGAAGGTCGTGCTGCTGGAGCAGGATCCGGACGTCGCCCGGTTCGAGACGCTTCGGGACTATGCGCTCTCAGGCCCCGGTGCGCCGGCGGCGCATGAGGTGGAGGCGATCGCCGACCAGATCGGCATCGACCTCGGCCGGCCGGCCGCCACCGCCTCGGGCGGGGAGCGACGGCGCGCGGCGATCGCGCGGGCGCTGGCGCGGGACCCGCAGGTGCTGCTGCTAGACGAGCCGACCAACCATCTCGATCTCGCCGCGATCGAATGGCTGGAAGACTGGCTCGGCCGCTTCACCGGCGCCTTCATCGCGATTAGCCACGACCGCACGTTCCTGAAGCGCCTTACCCGTTCGAGCCTGTGGCTCGACCGGGGGCAGTTGCGGCGGGCGGAGATCGGCTTTGGCGGCTTCGATGCGTGGACGGAGCAGATTTATGCCGAGGAGGCGCGGGCAGCCGAGAAGCTCGACGCCAAGCTCAAGCTGGAGCTGCACTGGCTGCAGCGCGGCGTGACCGCCAGGCGGAAGCGGAACCAGGGCCGGCTCGCCAAGCTGCACGAGATGCGGGCGGCGCGGGCGGCGATGCTGGGGCCGGCGGGGACAGCCAAGCTCGGCCTCGAGAATGACGATGTGAAGACGAAGATGGTGATCGACGCCCAAGGCGTCACCAAGCGCTTCGGCGACCGCGCGATCATCAAGGACTTCACCCTGCGCATCCAGCGCGGCGACCGGATCGGCGTGGTCGGTGCCAACGGCGCGGGGAAGACGACCCTCTTGAAGCTGCTGACCGGCGAGATCGAGCCGGACGAGGGCACGATCCGGCGGGCGAAGACGCTGGAAGGCATCATGATCGACCAGCAGCGAAAGCTGCTTAATCCCGACAAGCGCGTCCGTGACGTGCTCGCCGACGGGGGCGACTGGATCGAGGTGCGCGGGGTGAGGAAGCACGTCCAGGGCTATCTGAAGGAATTCTTGTTCGCCCCGGAGCTGATCGACGCCAAGATCGGCACCTTGTCCGGAGGGGAGCGGTCGCGCCTGCTGCTGGCGCGCGAATTCGCGCGCCGTTCCAACCTGCTGGTGCTCGACGAGCCGACCAACGATCTCGACCTGGAGACGCTGGACCTCCTCCAGGAGGTGATCGCGGACTATGACGGCACCGTCCTCATCGTCAGCCACGACCGCGACTTCCTCGACCGCACGGTGACCATCACCCTGGGCCTCGACGGCTCCGGCAAGGTCGACGTCGTTGCCGGCGGCTATGAGGATTGGGAGAGGAAGCGCCGGCCGCACGCCCATAATGCGAAGGTGCCGGAGCCCGCCAAGGCCGCGCCGTCTGCGCCGCGCCGGCAGACGAAGCTCAGCTACAAGGACCAGCGCGATTATGACCTGCTGCCGGAGCGCATCGACCAGCTGGAGGCCGAGATCGCCCGGGACGAGGACATCCTCTCCGATCCCGACCTCTACACTCGCGACCCCGCCCGCTTCGCCGCTCTTACCGCCGCCATCGAGAAGGCGAGGGCCGAGCGCGACGCCGCCGAGGAGCGATGGCTGGAACTGGCCGAGCAGGTAGAAGCGCTGGCGAGCTGA
- the pip gene encoding prolyl aminopeptidase has translation MLRTLYPSIEPFESGMLDVGDGHSVYYERCGTKGAKPAVFLHGGPGGGCSPEHRRQFDPALYDVLLFDQRGCGRSTPYANLDANTTWHLVADIERLRELMGVDQWLVFGGSWGSTLALAYAETHPERVSELVLRGIYTCTKPELDWFYQFGVSEMFPEEWDRFVSIIPEEERGDILAAFHRRLTGDDRELQIAAARAWSLYEGETITLLPDPKLQAQHDDPDFALAFARIETHYFMHGAWLEPNQLIRDAGRLKGIPGTIVHGRYDMPCAARYAWRLHHAWPEADFRLVEGAGHAFSEPGILDQLIRATDRYAGKAAPE, from the coding sequence ATGCTGCGCACCCTTTATCCTTCGATCGAACCTTTTGAATCCGGCATGCTCGATGTCGGCGACGGCCACAGCGTCTATTATGAGCGCTGCGGAACGAAGGGCGCCAAGCCGGCGGTGTTCCTGCACGGCGGACCGGGTGGCGGTTGCTCGCCGGAGCATCGCCGCCAGTTCGATCCGGCTCTGTATGACGTACTGCTCTTCGATCAGCGCGGCTGCGGCCGATCGACGCCTTATGCGAACCTGGACGCGAACACGACCTGGCATCTGGTCGCCGACATCGAGCGGCTGCGCGAGCTCATGGGCGTCGACCAATGGCTGGTGTTCGGCGGCTCCTGGGGCTCGACCCTGGCGCTCGCATATGCCGAGACCCATCCGGAGCGCGTCAGCGAGCTGGTCCTGCGGGGAATCTACACCTGCACCAAGCCGGAGCTCGACTGGTTCTACCAGTTCGGCGTGTCGGAAATGTTCCCGGAGGAGTGGGATCGTTTCGTATCCATCATTCCCGAGGAGGAGCGGGGCGACATCCTCGCCGCCTTCCACCGGCGGCTGACCGGCGACGACCGCGAGCTTCAGATCGCTGCCGCGCGCGCCTGGAGCCTCTATGAGGGCGAGACGATCACCCTGCTCCCCGATCCCAAGCTTCAGGCGCAGCATGACGATCCCGATTTCGCGCTCGCCTTCGCCCGGATCGAGACGCACTATTTCATGCACGGCGCCTGGCTGGAGCCGAACCAGCTTATCCGCGACGCGGGACGGCTGAAAGGCATCCCCGGCACGATCGTTCACGGCCGCTACGACATGCCCTGCGCGGCGCGGTATGCGTGGCGTCTCCATCACGCCTGGCCCGAAGCCGACTTCCGCCTCGTCGAGGGTGCCGGCCACGCTTTTTCCGAGCCCGGTATTCTCGATCAGCTCATCCGTGCCACCGATCGTTACGCGGGAAAGGCAGCGCCCGAGTAG